The Thermosipho japonicus region CCATTTCCAATGGACGTATTAGGCGCAATGACCCAAGGATACCTTGGATATATGATTTCACAAGAATTGAAAAATGTTTTAAATGAAAGAAAAATAGATAAAGAAATTGCTACAGTAGTAACACAAATTGTAGTAAATAAAGATGATCCAGGGTTTAAAAACCCAACAAAACCAGTAGGTCCATTTTATAGCGAAGAAGAAGCAAAAAAGATTATGAAAGAAAAAGGTTGGTTATTCAAAGAAGATGCTGGAAGAGGATGGAGAAGAGTTGTTCCATCACCAATACCACTTGATATTATTGAAAAAAGAACAATTAAAGACTTGGTAGAAAACGACGTTATAGTAGTGGCAGGCGGTGGTGGAGGAATTCCAGTAATAATTGACGAAAAAGGAGAAATAAAGGGAGTAGAAGCAGTTATAGATAAAGATAGAGCCTCAGCATTAATAGCAAAAGAACTTGATGCAGACGAATTTATAATCCTTACGGCAGTTGAAAAAGTATATCTTAACTTTAACAAACCTGATCAAAAACCACTTGATACAATCACAGTAAAAGAAGCTGAAAAATATATGAATGAAGGACATTTTGCAAAAGGAAGTATGCTACCAAAAATAGAAGCCTGTATCTCCTTTGTAACATCAACAAATAGACCCGCGCTCA contains the following coding sequences:
- the arcC gene encoding carbamate kinase — protein: MKKLAVVAIGGNAINRPGEKPTAENMFKNIKVTASYLADMIELGYRIIITHGNGPQVGNLLVQQDIAKDTIPPFPMDVLGAMTQGYLGYMISQELKNVLNERKIDKEIATVVTQIVVNKDDPGFKNPTKPVGPFYSEEEAKKIMKEKGWLFKEDAGRGWRRVVPSPIPLDIIEKRTIKDLVENDVIVVAGGGGGIPVIIDEKGEIKGVEAVIDKDRASALIAKELDADEFIILTAVEKVYLNFNKPDQKPLDTITVKEAEKYMNEGHFAKGSMLPKIEACISFVTSTNRPALITDMEKLKDALEGKTGTRIIP